Proteins from a genomic interval of Halopseudomonas litoralis:
- a CDS encoding tetratricopeptide repeat protein, producing the protein MDAISLDTAILITGISKRTLWRRVTEGQLTRLETDERGRAMVAFSEIAPQINIPIEPEDYELLVDADAGDADAQNDLAQLLIDINLLDMGMHWLKQAVDQEHPDAMHNLAKLHFKGIGVPKDENAGLMWLAKASAHGHVIARQQMDALVSRTN; encoded by the coding sequence GTGGACGCAATCAGCCTGGATACAGCCATCCTGATCACTGGGATCAGCAAGCGGACCCTCTGGCGCCGGGTCACCGAAGGCCAGCTCACCCGTCTGGAAACAGACGAGCGCGGCCGAGCCATGGTCGCCTTCAGCGAGATCGCACCGCAGATCAACATCCCGATCGAGCCGGAAGATTATGAGCTGCTGGTCGATGCCGACGCCGGCGATGCGGACGCGCAGAACGACTTGGCTCAACTGCTGATCGACATCAATCTGTTGGATATGGGCATGCACTGGTTGAAGCAGGCCGTCGACCAGGAACACCCAGACGCCATGCACAACCTAGCCAAGCTGCACTTTAAAGGCATCGGCGTGCCGAAGGACGAGAACGCCGGCCTGATGTGGCTGGCCAAAGCCTCAGCCCACGGCCACGTGATCGCGCGCCAGCAAATGGATGCATTGGTGTCTCGAACAAACTGA
- a CDS encoding pilin, whose protein sequence is MKAQMQKGFTLIELMIVVAIIGILAAIALPAYQDYTNRAKMSEVLTFASSGRTAVAEYFQSEGTLPANNEAAGLDAEGDITSQYVEKVNVTSGVVTATIKGTNVTGLDGSTVVMTPQTTAGATIAAGYSGPILWQCKPSTADNNKYFPASCRTTTPPPGDGD, encoded by the coding sequence ATGAAAGCTCAAATGCAAAAAGGTTTTACGCTTATCGAACTGATGATCGTAGTGGCGATCATCGGTATTTTGGCTGCAATCGCGCTGCCGGCTTATCAGGATTACACTAACCGCGCAAAGATGTCTGAAGTATTGACCTTTGCCTCCTCAGGCCGTACTGCTGTTGCAGAGTACTTTCAATCAGAAGGAACTCTACCTGCTAACAACGAGGCTGCTGGGTTGGATGCCGAAGGAGACATCACCTCACAGTATGTTGAGAAAGTTAATGTAACCAGTGGCGTGGTCACCGCCACTATCAAAGGCACAAATGTTACTGGTCTAGACGGATCTACTGTTGTGATGACGCCGCAAACCACTGCAGGTGCAACTATCGCTGCAGGATACTCCGGCCCGATTTTGTGGCAGTGCAAGCCTAGCACTGCAGACAACAACAAATACTTCCCAGCCAGCTGCCGTACTACTACACCGCCGCCTGGCGACGGGGATTAA